TATCCTAATcaccattctttttctctttttgatttttaaaagattttatttatttttagagggaggggaaggaaaggggaaagaaagggaaagaaagatcaacgtgtggttgcctcttacatgccccttaccagggaccagacctgcaacccaggcatgtgccctagactgggaatcaaaccagcaactccttGGTTTGgaggctcatgctcaatccactgagctacaccagccagggcctaatcaCCTTTCTATTACTAGTGCCTAGATAGCTGGGCATTCAAATAgtgtgctaagtaaaatatacaaaacaatcATAGAACTATTTATACATAAAACCACATCAATCCTTTGCTTGGATTAAAAAGAAAGTGAGTTTTGAAAGGGAAACAAACAGATGGCAGAGAGGCAAGAATGGGGAAATTAGGAAGAGAgagctattattactatttaaagACTCATTAACTGGCTATTATATTTCCCAATCTATTTTAACACTAAGAATCTGTGTAATTGTGACAACATATGCAAAACTGCTTACCTATTTTTTCTGCTAGTTCTTTTACCAAAGGTGGTTGATCATTTTCTACCAAAGGTGATTTCTCTAAGCAATCCTAGATTTTACAGGGGGGAAAAACAGATTTCTGGTGATAAACTGATTCTAACATTAAGcatgagaaaataattaaagaattcatacaaaaagaaattttgtgaaccatctttttcttcccttgagACCAAATATTGACTTATACATATAACAGTCACTGTAAACAGTAACGTCCAAAGCCAAGATAAATCCAGCACgtcaaatacataaggaaaagaTTAGCTGATTAATCATACTGTcacaaattttaagaaatatctaaaattttagcTAATTACCACTATTGCCTCCTATTTTGTTCAATAGTGCTCTTTAAGGTATTATGTACATTGCATAGGAAATTCAAATGTTTCATGTTTATTTGCAGTTTTGCTGTTAACTAAGTTATACAATGTTAACCAAGACATTTAATCATGTAATCTTATCCAAGACCATAATTCTAAAATGATCTCAAACCAAAAAGCTATTAATGTGATAACAGAATATGTAATATGGGAATGTTTAATGCAGTTTTTCAGAAATTTCCCATTTGctcttaaatgttaaaaatttatttgacttCAAAATGTGAGTTTAGAactaagaatttatttaaatcaataaattcaaGTTAATAGTACCTTTAATAATATCAACTCTGCTTTCACATCTTGCAATTcggcttctttttcttctagtgCTACCCTTAGGTTATCAAGTTCctttataaaagatttttctttttcattatggaTTTCAATTTTGCTACATAAATTTTTCGATATTTCTTCAACTTGAATTGAAAGATTCTTATTTTCAAGCattgttttttcattatcattcttcatttctagaaaatcaaactgcagggCCTCTTTTGCTGATTGGGTTTCTTCTAACTCTTTCTTTAAGAGAACTTTCTCTTGTTCACAGTCTCTTAGTAAAGACCTAAATTCCTCACATTGAACTATATTCACCTCTTGAaggcatttaatatttttttctaactctaCTACCTTTTTATCATATTGAGAAAGAAAGTTgtgtttttcctcatttattttagcTAAGGATTTACCTATGGCTTGTAGGACATTTGCAACAtcttgctcttcattttcttgtGAAACTTCTGACTCCATTTGTTTAAGAAAACCATACAACTGTGTTATGACAAATAACTTCTGAACTTGCTCACTTTCAAACTGTTTACTTAAATTATCTCGCTCTTCAAGTGTTAACTGAAGTTTCTTTTCTAATTCAGAAATATGTTCTTTAAGCATAAAATGTCCTTTTTGAGATAGGAAAGCCTCTAAATCCCTACTCAACTGATTCTTTTCTGAATTTAGTCTATTGTTTTCCTCATAAAGAGACTTTACTTCAGATGACAATGATTCCTGGTTTTCAGAGAGGGTTTTCAATTGAACCAAAAGCTTTTCTAGCTTTTggttattttgattattttcttttaaagtttcttcTAGTCTTCCTGTCAATTCATTTACCTTATGTTCTAGCTCACTGTTGTACTGGGTAGTTTGCTGCAATTTCTCCCTAAGTTCTATAattaatcttttttccttctcacatTTTATGTGGAGATCATCCATCTCTTCAtgagacttttttattttacttatgaaaTCATCTTTTTCTTCAGTAAGAGAACTTATCTTTGCTTCAAATTCTTGTAACATGGACTCTCTCTGACTAAGACTAACTAAAtacacttcattcttttcttgaaGATTTTTTGTGGCATTTTCAAGTTCTGGTACAAGTTCTTTTTGTGATAAtaacttctcattttctctttggaGATGATTCACAGTTTCAAGAAGAGCATCTTTTTCCTTAAAAGCAGTTCTGAGCTTCTGCTGAAGTTCATTAACATCAGATGCTTGCTGTTGCTTCATGGATTCAAATTCTTGACTTATTTTTCCAGCAGATTCCCCTAGTTCTGTTTGTAAAATTTCCATAATCTCTTGCAAACTCTCATAATTTAATACTGCTTCTTGCTTTTCTTGCTGTAGGTTTTCACACTGCTCCTTAAGACACTGTATTTCAAacattaatgttaatttttctttttctgaatctgACAAAAATGTCTCATGTAATTCTGATATTTCCTTTTGATGTTGTTCCTGAAGACTCTGTACTTCTTTGTTATGCTGTTCTACAGTATAgcaaaattgtttatttgaatcttctagctcagattttaatttttcgaTTTCACAGCCCTGATCTTCTTTAGCTAGtaataattcattaattttaaattctaagtCTTCCCGTTCATGAAAAAACTCATCCTTTATATGCTGGGCATCAATTTCAAGTTTTAATTTAAGATTATTCATATAAATTACCTcatcttttaatatattatgttGAGACTCTAGTTCTTTTAAGGTCTTTTCTAAGTATTTGactttttcatttactatttGTTCTACAAAAGTATCTTCCTGTAAGAACAAAGAACATATCTGATTTTCTTGGTTTGCATTTGAGGCTTTCCCTAAGTTTTCTAtttcacattcatatttctcctGCATGTTCTTCTCACTTGCCTCACATTGTTTAACTAAGTTCTCCTTTAGCcggtttaaattattttcttctgcttcatgTTCTTCAGCAGAGGCTGAAATCTGGCACATTAATTCTTTCACCTCTTCTTGGTATGCGGCTTTCAACTGCAGAAGTTCTTCTTGCAAACTATTAATATCTTTTTGGTAATGCTGAGAATTAGACTCAATGACATTTTGGAGATGAGTAATTTCTTGCTCCTTTTCATTTGTGGCAGCTTCTAATTGCTTTTGCAGATATAAAATTTGCTCCTCATAGGCTGGCCTAATTTTCTGAACCTcttgttgttttttaacattaTCTTCATAGTTACTCTGAAATTTAAGTTGTTCTGAAAACTCTAACTGTTTTTTTGCTTCTTCCAATTCCTTTTGCAATCTAGTTTTATCTTCATTGTGTTTGAAATGTACTGccattaattcatttttcaaattttctatttgcTTCATATAGTTTCTTTGTGATTGTTCAAACTCCTTGTGCATATCTTCCATCTTAGTTACAGAATcctattataaaaataagcacaaaaacTATTTAATTAAGACTAAAGAAACCACAACCCTCATGAAAAGTATTAGCCACAAGCTagctagagagaaagggaaatgagcAGAAAGGTACACAGAGAAATAGGGTACTGATATTCAAAGAATTCTACTTAGGCTCTGACTACCTTAAGTATGACAATATATATAAGCAGTACTAATGTTGTACTaggaaatttctctttatttttttttaaatttatttgaaagggagaggaaggaagatggggggaaggagagagggaaggaaagaatgagagagaaagggaaggaaggatggaggaagagaaagagagagacagcaatttgttgttccactcatttatgcattcactggctgacTCTTGTGTGCCTGagcagaaattgaacccacaaccttggtgtatcagaataCTCAAAACAACTGAGCTATCAGGCCAGGGCAgaaatttctgaattttcttttaaaaggacaaattagGTAGGTTGTTTTAAGTCACAAGGCTTTAATGACTATCTCCCGAGTAGATTAGTAGATTTCTTGGAGAAATTTGCCCAGACCTATGAGGCAACTGAATATCCTAGAACTGGGTGGATAATACTATTTAGAGTGTTTGTGAGAATCAACCTACTTAAATAAAtgcttttctaaaaaagattttatttatttatttttagagagaagggatgggaacgagtaacagagggagagaaacaacagtgtgtggttgtctctcacatggcccccactggggacctggcccacaacccaggcatgtaccctgactgggcattaaaccagcaaccctttggttcacagcccacactcaacccactgagctataccaaccaggcctaaataaatactttttcatataagaaatgcttttatttcatttttatcaaagaagGACATTAGCAACAAGGAAGATTAAACAATGCAACAAAGAAATGTTAGCTCTGTCTCTGTTGCTGAgtgatttcagttatttttctttttaaatataaatttatttccttgtttgtaaaTTGTTAAAATCAGATCAGATGCTTTTTAAGGTCTTAAGTCTAAAACTCATGACCACACTatataagttaataaaaaattaaaatattgccTTACCTCGAACTGTtgcttcattttaatattttccttcttcagagaaagacaatgtTGTTCAGTCTCTGCTTTTTCCAGAAGAATAGTATTTAGACGTTCAGTCAGTGCCTATTTTGAAACAAGATTATTTGTTTGCCTGAGGTTAAAAATGGTGCATTTACCATATACATATTTATCTCATCTTTCCCAAAAAACACTAAAGTAAGAATAACAGATTTAAGAAGTTATATTGATAGAaacaaagagaagggagaaaagatatGAGGATACGAgaaatttcaacatatttttggaaaactgaaagtgaaagaggagaaacagaaagagagagagaaagaaagctaCAACCTAAGGGCCTTCACAGAGAAACACTTGGGAAAAACCAGAAACAGTCTTTAAAGAAGTACATGCTCAAGAACTGGAAGCTCCAGATATTGTTGAAGAAGGTACTTGGTGTCAAAAAGTGGGGATTGGGTGACGATATGAAGGAGTAGTTAAAATAACAGGTAAGAAATTTATCCATGTCCTGTCTCCCTCAGAGATAGGTTTATTCTCTGCAGAACTTAAATACGAAAGGAAGttaataaaatgaagattaaCAATTTAagggtcatttttttaaaaaaagctaacaAAGCAGACAACCTCCAGCAAGACTGATCAAGGGAATACTGAAGTAACAAAAATGTTatgaataaaaagggaaaaatatctaCATATAAATCAGAACTTAAAGAGAGAATTATGAACAATTATTTGGCAATAATATTGAAAACTGGAataaaaatgtctagaaaaatatagCTTTACTAActcaggaaaaataattaaaatgtataattaacaCTATATCTACTTAAAAAtcaaaccatttatttaaaattgtccaccaaagaaaatagaaatagttttCCTCGTGAGTTGTGTccaattttaaaagaacagattaTCTCAATTACATGTGAACTTGTCAGACAAAATTAAAAGCAAGAATGTCCAAGTTATTGTACAAAATTAGGATAACTTGATTCCCATACCCAAGGACTTCACAGATAGGAAAACCATAGTTCCATTTCATCACAAATATAAACTTAATCCTTAATGTTAAAATCTGGATGAATGTTAAAATCCTAAGTAAACATTAGCCTACCATCCCCTTGAATTGCCTACCAATGAACTtatgtgaaataataaagaaaaacttcgttgttttaaaaaataaacagatgcaGAAAGTTTAGTTCTATATTAAGTTATACATGATTTTTCTAGAATAGAAAACTAACTTATAACTTGAATAACTGATGCACACTTTCCCCAATCACCCCCCAAAGTAATTTTCTCATTAGAACTGGAAATCAAAGATATAATTCTCATTTAAATTTACCAAACCATTACTTTCTGAGGCTTGAGTGGTTAGGATAATAGGCATTAATATTAAACTAATAATCTGAAAGGTGAAGTTGGCTAACTTAAGAGAAATTTTCTAATCTCATATTTAGTTTTGACAGAATGGGAGAATACGCTGATTAATAAGAAAGGGCagatagatatttatatattctgaaatgGATTTGtatgaaaagtattttaagaGCTAAGAGTTAactgatataaaattaaaatttgtggttttcttttcagaaacaaaaGCTTCCTTCTGGTGCGTGTGTATGTGTTCATGTTACTTGTGTTGCACACAAATGTGTACATAGGCATGTGTATAAAATATCCCCACATATATAtggtaataacagtaataatgaacacttattgagcacttatgtGACAGACACTAAGTGCTGTACATGTACTTACTCATAATACTCAAAACAACCCTATGAAAAGTAGtaattattattagttattttttatttatttttttatcctcacctaagggcatttttttaattgtttttagagagaaacgttgattggttatcccttcccatgtgccctgactggggattgaacccacaacctaggcatgggccctgaccaggaatcaaatctgtgacctttcaatttacaggacaacactccaaccaacagagccacatcAGCTAAGGTAAAAGCAGGAATTGTTCTCTCTACTATAGCGATGAAagaactgagtcacagagaatgAAGAAACTTAGCCCTTATCACAAGACTGGTAAGAGGCAGAGCAAGGATCTGAAGATCTGACAGGAaatctggctccagagtcagTATTTAGTTAAATATCATGTAGTTGTACTTTGGTTACAGCTGATCAAGAAAATACATAATGAcccaataaacaaagaaaactactaTGAATTCAGTAATGCTTAAATAAATCAATTCATTATGAATCCAAATGGTATTTGTGCATACTGTTCATGCTTCATGTACTatttcagctaaaaaaaaaagaacaaaatgatatTGCATGATATGCACAGGGATTTGAGATCCCCTGTAGTAACTTCCTGAGTCCTTCAATAGTCCAATGTCATAAGTTTAGAGGCACCTGATAAGAGTGTaagataatatataataaaagaacaaatcacaaaactaaaattataaatatgaacaaataagaaaaaaattattgcagaCCTCTGAGAAGCAAAAGAAACTTTCAATAAGATTAGGCTaagtgggagaaggaaaaaagcatttaGTTAGAGTTAAGGGCAGGTAAGAATAAGCAACTCAGGTTCTTAACcagaataatgaaacaaaattaatattctgtGATCTGGTAATTGgatataagagagaaaaagagaaagaaagcctaGCTGaggtttaatattaaaataagtcaTACATGACATGAGATATTTCACAGAGAGCTGGGGAATAGAGATGAGGATAAATTGCAACATTACCTTGAGAAAACAGATCTCTGGTGACTGAATAACACATGCAGATGATAAAGGAGACAGGAAGGCTGAATAGTCTCTCATTGTTAAAGGTCTGAAAAACACTGCTGCCTCTGGTGTCCAGGGAAGGGGATTTGGTCATGTTGAGGAGAAGACAAGTGTAATGGGTAAAGACTTTGTCCCCAAATAGCTAGAAATTCAACTGTGAGATTTGAGTCAGTATTCATGTCCAGAGATACCTATCCATCTATAGATTACATGTATGTATTAGTCAGCCCCTAAATCATCAAGTCCTGAGTATTGCTGGGTTTTctgagggggagaaggaagaggagggctgACACTGAGGCAACAGCCATAATTACAGAGTGTGTTGGATGAAAAGGAGAGAGGATAATTCTCATTGTAGAATAGAAGAGACCTCAAGGGAATTTAACCCTCTCTTTTTACAGTTAACCAGAATGATTAAAAACTTATCCAAGGgcagaaaggaagtaaaaaaacaGGGACAAAAAGCCAGATAGCACTCAAGGAGGCTGAAAGCCCTTTAGGAAATTTGATTTATCATTACACATTTCCcctaagtaaataaatcaaaattaaagcAATATTCACAGCTGTTTCATTACCTTAATAATTTCATCAGTTCCTCCAGCAACAGAATTTGATTTgagttcttcaatttctttctctaattctaaacatttaaaaaaaaattctatttcagaaatgaaaaataactgtCTAAAATAGTAagtacattcttttaaaaaatcactacaaattagaatacatttaagaagtagcaaatattttatgaaaatattaacttTACTCAGTATtacctttcattttcctttttattatggaaaacgCCAAACATATAAAAGATAATAGTATGATTAGTCTGCATGTACACATCACCAATTTAGCAATTATTACAAGGTTGGTCTTATTTCAACCTGACTTGTActcactttcttctttctgttaaATTTTGAAGTAAACATCAGACATTATATTATTTCAGTTGTaagcaacattaaaaaatgttttctaattgttgctcaaggacatttttttttcccagtgcttttagagagaggggattggggggagagagaaacaataaattaGTTGccttctcacatgtgccctgactgggaattgaacccacaaccttttggtttatgggactaCTCTGAAATCAACtaagccacaatggccagggtcatgttttaaaaaaatttaattctcacctaaggacatgttcattaatttgagagagaggaacggagagagagtgaaagagagaaatactgttgtgaaaaagaaacatctactggttgctTCCCATAGAACGGGGATCAAATCTACACACTTTCGGGGCATGGGACAgtactccaatcaactgagccaaccagccagggctgtaagcAACTTATTGTAAAATCTTAAAGCAACAACTAACCTCATTTACTTCATCAAGTCATGTCTAGGTCTGGGGCCTAGAACACCTTTCCAAATAAATTATTCCATCACAAACTGATCCAACCTTCCAAAACATAATTTAACCTTTCAAGTCGAAAGTAAGTCTTGGGTTTTAGGATGGGCGGTTAACATCTGTTAAGTCACTGGAAATTCAAACACTAACCCATAAATACTAAAAACGATACTAATACCTTCATCcttttggaatataaagaaagggaaactaaatAGGTAATCAGTCAACTTCagcaaataaatataactaaaaatcCTAGAAATGGAAATCTTTTATTACTTTACTTAGGCCTCTTTTTACTTCTTTGGCTCACAACCTTATGTCTCCCAACATTTCAGTTGACTAGTATAAAAAAATGCTTGATTCAGAAGATTATACAAtctaaataaagtaaaaattgtgtttaattttaacaacttgtttttaaaaaccctccTCCCTGACTTTAATAATTCAGAGGCATATAATTTGAATGCTAAATGATAACAGATTCTACCACACTAAGATTTTAGTGGATTCACTGGTAAACAAGtcaatgtattatttaaaaactaacttTTAACCGTGATTAAATGATATTGTGGtcaagataaatattttcaatcCAGTACCTGTACATCTTGAATTAGCTTTCTGTATTAGCATCACTTGCTTCTTGGCAAACTTGATAAGTTCTTCCTTGGGCAATGTTTCCAGCTGGAAGATATAGTGATGTTACCAATTTGTTGTAActcatatttctattaaaatgcaaaaaataaacatcacacctgccaaaaaataaaaatcctattgAATAAACCTTTATGTCAACCAAACACCACATTTCTAAAAATGAGCAAACGCAACTTCAATTATTAGTGAAGCAAGTACTAGGGAATGTAAAAAATAGCATATATCCTCTTACAGATATTTTTGTCAGAAGTTAAGACACTATCTAGGTTTTAATTTCTTTAGCTGAAAAAGCAGGGAATTGAGACTACTTCTACTTAAAATTCTTTAGAGCTGTATGATTACTTCATTCTATCCAAGGAAAGTCGTTGGCTTCATGTAAACAAGTAAGCAAGCATAATTCTTACAGTAATAAAATGAATCACATTGCATTTAGGCTTTAGCTAATAAATCAGGGAAAATACTTAACTTGGttgttttctcacctataaaattgAGATAACAATAGTAGTTATCTCACGGTTAGCACGAAGCCGAAATGAAGTAACAGTGTTTACACAAGTGCCCGAAACTTGATGTGCAAGCAATACATCACGGTCTTTGAGAATTACTGAATGGTAAACTGCCTTGCAGGACCATAAAAACTACCCGATTCAACTCTCTCTTTCTTCACTGCataagagagaagggagaaaggctattttttaaataggtcACCCCTCTCTCTATGtcaaagttttcaaatttatcaCCCTTTCACTCTTCGGGGAGCCAGCTAGTCAAGTACTCACTTCACCTTAGATTTCCCGGTTCCAGAGGTTGCTGTTGAAGACACCCCATCTTGCACACGatcctgcaaaacaaaaccaaatccaGGTCGTCAGAAGAACTCTTTTCCTAATCCTGAGTAGAATGCGGAACCTTGAAAGATAAAAAACCCTTCCGTGTGATCAAGTGGAGAAAACCTTTAACGTTCGAAAGAGACATGGGGTAGGAACCGCCTGCACTAGGGCAAAGCGTATATAAGTGGCTCTCAGGGACCGGTAATGGCGAAGGACAGAAtatgggggaggtaggagagacCGGGCAGCGGGAGGCTGCGGGG
This Phyllostomus discolor isolate MPI-MPIP mPhyDis1 chromosome 5, mPhyDis1.pri.v3, whole genome shotgun sequence DNA region includes the following protein-coding sequences:
- the GCC2 gene encoding GRIP and coiled-coil domain-containing protein 2 isoform X1: MEDRVQDGVSSTATSGTGKSKLETLPKEELIKFAKKQVMLIQKANSRCTELEKEIEELKSNSVAGGTDEIIKALTERLNTILLEKAETEQHCLSLKKENIKMKQQFEDSVTKMEDMHKEFEQSQRNYMKQIENLKNELMAVHFKHNEDKTRLQKELEEAKKQLEFSEQLKFQSNYEDNVKKQQEVQKIRPAYEEQILYLQKQLEAATNEKEQEITHLQNVIESNSQHYQKDINSLQEELLQLKAAYQEEVKELMCQISASAEEHEAEENNLNRLKENLVKQCEASEKNMQEKYECEIENLGKASNANQENQICSLFLQEDTFVEQIVNEKVKYLEKTLKELESQHNILKDEVIYMNNLKLKLEIDAQHIKDEFFHEREDLEFKINELLLAKEDQGCEIEKLKSELEDSNKQFCYTVEQHNKEVQSLQEQHQKEISELHETFLSDSEKEKLTLMFEIQCLKEQCENLQQEKQEAVLNYESLQEIMEILQTELGESAGKISQEFESMKQQQASDVNELQQKLRTAFKEKDALLETVNHLQRENEKLLSQKELVPELENATKNLQEKNEVYLVSLSQRESMLQEFEAKISSLTEEKDDFISKIKKSHEEMDDLHIKCEKEKRLIIELREKLQQTTQYNSELEHKVNELTGRLEETLKENNQNNQKLEKLLVQLKTLSENQESLSSEVKSLYEENNRLNSEKNQLSRDLEAFLSQKGHFMLKEHISELEKKLQLTLEERDNLSKQFESEQVQKLFVITQLYGFLKQMESEVSQENEEQDVANVLQAIGKSLAKINEEKHNFLSQYDKKVVELEKNIKCLQEVNIVQCEEFRSLLRDCEQEKVLLKKELEETQSAKEALQFDFLEMKNDNEKTMLENKNLSIQVEEISKNLCSKIEIHNEKEKSFIKELDNLRVALEEKEAELQDVKAELILLKDCLEKSPLVENDQPPLVKELAEKIEYLEKESKEKEEKINKIKLVAVKAKKELDSSKREAQTLKEELKSVQSEKDQLSTSMRDLIQDAENYKNLLLEYDKQSEQLDIEKERTNNFEHHIEELTRQLRTSTSQCEKLNSDKDDLLAHVETLQSNAKLLEEQILEVQKAKAMADKELEAEKLKKEQKIKEHANSIKEFEELQLQLQKEKKQLQKTMQELELVKKDAQQTTLMNMEIADYERLMKELNQKLTNKNSKIEDLEQEVKIQKQKQEALQEEMTSLQTSLQQYEEKNTKIKQLLMKTKKELADLKQTETDQLMLQASLRGELEACQQQVEFYKIQLAEITSEKHNVHERLKTSVDQHQRTLSAYQQKVTALQEECRAAKVEHAAITSEFESYKVRVHNVLKQKKNKSVFQVETEEAKQERERLEMLVDQLKIKLQDTQNNLQINVSELQTLQSEHHTLLERHNKMLQETVSKEAELREKLCSMQSENMMMKSEHVQTVGHLTSQNEVLRNSFRDQVRHLQEEHRKTVETLQQQLSKVEAQLLQLKSESTTKIGSASSHQPVKNLREKRNTDLPLLDMHCGTREEGEGMETTDTESVSSAGTHIQSLEQLLNSSETKLEPPLWHADFTKEELMQKLSSTTKSADHLNGLLRETEATNAILMEQIKLLKSEIRRLERNQEREKSLANLEYLKNVLLQFIFLKPGSERERLLPVIDTMLQLSPEEKGKLAAIAQGEEENGSRSSGWTSYLHSWSGLR
- the GCC2 gene encoding GRIP and coiled-coil domain-containing protein 2 isoform X2, giving the protein MEDRVQDGVSSTATSGTGKSKLETLPKEELIKFAKKQVMLIQKANSRCTELEKEIEELKSNSVAGGTDEIIKALTERLNTILLEKAETEQHCLSLKKENIKMKQQFEDSVTKMEDMHKEFEQSQRNYMKQIENLKNELMAVHFKHNEDKTRLQKELEEAKKQLEFSEQLKFQSNYEDNVKKQQEVQKIRPAYEEQILYLQKQLEAATNEKEQEITHLQNVIESNSQHYQKDINSLQEELLQLKAAYQEEVKELMCQISASAEEHEAEENNLNRLKENLVKQCEASEKNMQEKYECEIENLGKASNANQENQICSLFLQEDTFVEQIVNEKVKYLEKTLKELESQHNILKDEVIYMNNLKLKLEIDAQHIKDEFFHEREDLEFKINELLLAKEDQGCEIEKLKSELEDSNKQFCYTVEQHNKEVQSLQEQHQKEISELHETFLSDSEKEKLTLMFEIQCLKEQCENLQQEKQEAVLNYESLQEIMEILQTELGESAGKISQEFESMKQQQASDVNELQQKLRTAFKEKDALLETVNHLQRENEKLLSQKELVPELENATKNLQEKNEVYLVSLSQRESMLQEFEAKISSLTEEKDDFISKIKKSHEEMDDLHIKCEKEKRLIIELREKLQQTTQYNSELEHKVNELTGRLEETLKENNQNNQKLEKLLVQLKTLSENQESLSSEVKSLYEENNRLNSEKNQLSRDLEAFLSQKGHFMLKEHISELEKKLQLTLEERDNLSKQFESEQVQKLFVITQLYGFLKQMESEVSQENEEQDVANVLQAIGKSLAKINEEKHNFLSQYDKKVVELEKNIKCLQEVNIVQCEEFRSLLRDCEQEKVLLKKELEETQSAKEALQFDFLEMKNDNEKTMLENKNLSIQVEEISKNLCSKIEIHNEKEKSFIKELDNLRVALEEKEAELQDVKAELILLKDCLEKSPLVENDQPPLVKELAEKIEYLEKESKEKEEKINKIKLVAVKAKKELDSSKREAQTLKEELKSVQSEKDQLSTSMRDLIQDAENYKNLLLEYDKQSEQLDIEKERTNNFEHHIEELTRQLRTSTSQCEKLNSDKDDLLAHVETLQSNAKLLEEQILEVQKAKAMADKELEAEKLKKEQKIKEHANSIKEFEELQLQLQKEKKQLQKTMQELELVKKDAQQTTLMNMEIADYERLMKELNQKLTNKNSKIEDLEQEVKIQKQKQEALQEEMTSLQTSLQQYEEKNTKIKQLLMKTKKELADLKQTETDQLMLQASLRGELEACQQQVEFYKIQLAEITSEKHNVHERLKTSVDQHQRTLSAYQQKVTALQEECRAAKVEHAAITSEFESYKVRVHNVLKQKKNKSVFQVETEEAKQERERLEMLVDQLKIKLQDTQNNLQINVSELQTLQSEHHTLLERHNKMLQETVSKEAELREKLCSMQSENMMMKSEHVQTVGHLTSQNEVLRNSFRDQVRHLQEEHRKTVETLQQQLSKVEAQLLQLKSESTTKSSASSHQPVKNLREKRNTDLPLLDMHCGTREEGEGMETTDTESVSSAGTHIQSLEQLLNSSETKLEPPLWHADFTKEELMQKLSSTTKSADHLNGLLRETEATNAILMEQIKLLKSEIRRLERNQEREKSLANLEYLKNVLLQFIFLKPGSERERLLPVIDTMLQLSPEEKGKLAAIAQGEEENGSRSSGWTSYLHSWSGLR